One part of the Alligator mississippiensis isolate rAllMis1 chromosome 3, rAllMis1, whole genome shotgun sequence genome encodes these proteins:
- the LOC132249124 gene encoding transcriptional regulatory protein AlgP-like, with the protein AAEPAREPAAEPAREPAREPAAEPAREPAREPAAEPAREPAAAPAREPAAEPAAEPAREPAREPAAEPAREPAREPAAEPAREPAREPAAEPAREPAAEPAREPAGEPAREPAGEPAREPAREPAAAAEPAAAAEPAREPAREPAAAPAREPAAEPAREPAAEPAREPAREPAAEPAREPAAEPAREPAREPAAEPAREPAREPAAEPAREPAREPAAEPAREPAREPAAEPAREPAAEPAREPAAEPAREPAAEPAREPAAEPAREPAAEPAAEPAREPAREPAAEPAREPAAEPAREPAAEPAREPAAAAEPAREPAAAAEPAREPAAAAEPAREPAREPAAAA; encoded by the exons gcagcggagccggcgagggagccggcagcggagccggcgagggagccggcgagggagccggcagcggagccggcgagggagccggcgagggagccggcggcggagccggcgagggagccggcggcggcgccggcgagggagccggcggCGGAGCCGGcggcggagccggcgagggagccggcgagggagccggcggcggagccggcgagggagccggcgagggagccggcggcggagccggcgagggagccggcgagggagccggcggcggagccggcgagggagccggcggcggagccggcgagggagccggcgggggagccggcgagggagccggcgggggagccggcgagggagccggcgagggagccggcagcggcagcggagccggcagcggcagcggagccggcgagggagccggcgagggagccggcagcggca ccggcgagggagccggcagcggagccggcgagggagccggcagcggagccggcgagggagccggcgagggagccggcagcggagccggcgagggagccggcagcggagccggcgagggagccggcgagggagccggcagcggagccggcgagggagccggcgagggagccggcagcggagccggcgagggagccggcgagggagccggcagcggagccggcgagggagccggcgagggagccggcagcggagccggcgagggagccggcagcggagccggcgagggagccggcagcggagccggcgagggagccggcagcggagccggcgagggagccggcagcggagccggcgagggagccggcggcggagccggcagcggagccggcgagggagccggcgagggagccggcagcggagccggcgagggagccggcagcggagccggcgagggagccggcagcggagccggcgagggagccggcagcggcagcggagccggcgagggagccggcagcggcagcggagccggcgagggagccggcagcggcagcggagccggcgagggagccggcgagggagccggcagcggcagcg